From Gemmatimonadota bacterium, one genomic window encodes:
- a CDS encoding aldo/keto reductase — protein MPELETRRLGRTELKPKAIGLGCAFLGSPQRVSDDEGIATVREAIDRGINFIDTSAAYGGGESERRVGLALQGGYREKVYLQTKAGTHRDRRHDFSAKSIRWTVENSLRQLKTDYIDALLIHDPRDIEEVYSPGFASDELLKMRDEGLIGYTGIGCRSHDFHRYAIETGVCDIVITFLDYTLLSQTAAETTIPLALEHDVGLILASVQGMGLLAGPKPDVELSGRRYPGQAERAVAMWEWCNARGISIRRFALQFCLAAPLNGNGMLLVGPASPRELDEVLSDATADVDLDLWGEFERAFGVGL, from the coding sequence ATGCCAGAACTCGAAACGCGACGTCTTGGTCGCACGGAACTTAAACCCAAAGCGATTGGTCTTGGCTGTGCTTTTCTCGGCAGTCCGCAGCGGGTCTCTGATGATGAGGGGATCGCGACTGTGCGAGAGGCGATTGATCGGGGGATTAATTTTATCGATACGTCTGCTGCTTATGGCGGGGGCGAGAGCGAGCGGCGTGTGGGTCTCGCGCTTCAAGGAGGGTACCGGGAGAAGGTTTATTTGCAGACTAAGGCGGGTACCCATCGGGATCGGCGGCACGATTTTTCGGCGAAGTCGATTCGATGGACGGTTGAGAATAGTCTTAGGCAACTCAAGACGGATTATATCGATGCGTTGCTTATCCACGATCCGAGGGATATAGAAGAGGTTTATTCACCGGGATTTGCTTCGGATGAGCTTTTGAAGATGAGAGACGAGGGGCTGATCGGTTATACGGGTATTGGCTGTCGTTCTCACGATTTTCACCGCTACGCGATTGAGACCGGGGTTTGCGATATTGTGATTACGTTTCTCGATTATACGTTGCTGAGTCAGACGGCTGCGGAGACGACGATTCCTCTCGCGCTTGAGCACGATGTGGGTCTTATTTTGGCGAGTGTGCAGGGGATGGGCCTGCTGGCAGGTCCCAAACCCGATGTCGAGTTGTCTGGTCGTCGCTATCCAGGGCAGGCAGAGCGCGCTGTTGCGATGTGGGAGTGGTGCAATGCGCGGGGGATTAGTATTCGCCGCTTTGCTCTGCAATTTTGTCTGGCTGCACCCTTAAATGGCAATGGCATGCTTCTTGTGGGACCGGCTTCTCCCCGCGAACTTGATGAGGTTCTCTCCGATGCCACCGCCGATGTCGATCTCGATCTCTGGGGGGAGTTTGAGAGGGCGTTTGGTGTGGGGTTGTGA
- a CDS encoding RNA pseudouridine synthase: MDILYLDNHLLVVRKPAGLLVQGNHTGDKNLLDMGKAYLKVKFNKPGNVFLGLVHRLDRPVSGVVVFARTSTSARRLSQQFRERTVEKRYIALVHGKTPENGHLVNHIARRQTKSRIVTPPHGQRAELTYERLAYHNGVSSVRVDLATGRHHQIRVQFADIGHPVLGDFKYGSRKPFPNRAIALHAQSLTITHPTKKERMTFETRPETFWPKSFT; encoded by the coding sequence ATGGACATCCTCTACCTCGACAATCACCTGCTGGTCGTACGCAAACCCGCGGGCCTGCTCGTACAGGGCAACCACACCGGCGACAAAAACTTGCTGGACATGGGCAAAGCCTATCTCAAAGTCAAATTCAACAAACCCGGCAACGTATTTCTCGGACTCGTACACCGATTGGACCGCCCCGTATCTGGCGTAGTCGTCTTTGCGCGCACATCGACATCAGCGCGCCGCTTATCGCAACAATTTCGAGAGCGAACCGTTGAAAAACGCTATATCGCTCTCGTCCACGGCAAAACCCCCGAAAACGGCCATCTCGTAAACCACATCGCGCGGCGGCAAACAAAAAGCCGCATCGTAACCCCTCCTCATGGACAACGCGCAGAACTCACCTACGAGCGACTGGCATACCATAACGGCGTCTCCTCAGTACGCGTGGACCTCGCCACCGGGCGCCATCACCAAATACGCGTACAATTCGCAGACATAGGCCACCCCGTACTGGGCGATTTTAAATACGGATCGCGCAAACCATTTCCCAACCGCGCCATCGCCCTCCACGCACAGAGCCTGACCATAACACACCCGACAAAAAAGGAACGCATGACCTTTGAAACCCGACCAGAAACATTCTGGCCCAAATCTTTCACATAG
- a CDS encoding pectic acid lyase, producing the protein MKRFFVLLLMVSAPLGADESLHRAAIDAMVVATRYFRTDVATNGGYLWRYKTDFSMREGEGAASPSTIWVQPPGTPAVGMAFLEAYEATGDTLFLNGAVEAARALVWGQLASGGWDYRIDFDAEGSKRWHFRRDVERGDGDTGNRRNRTTLDDNNTQSALQLLMRVDKVQDFEDEEVHAAVLFGLDALLKAQYPNGAWPQRFEVFPDPEKFPVKKARYPNTWSRTYPNTRYLDYYTFNDNAIADVIETMVEAYDVYGDVRYLDAAKRGGDFIILAQMPEPQPAWAQQYNLDMEPTWARRFEPPSVTGGESFGVLQVLLDLYLATGEERFLDPIPGALDWAKRSLLPDGRLARFYELQTNRPLFFTRDYVLTYDDSDLPTHYAFKVSGNRIERVEVLYNRIRAEGREKILSERGRVTSPGVDRVREVIDALDGRGRWVEQGSLRNPENRRERIEAEILSCRTFIRNLSLLARYVRSERK; encoded by the coding sequence ATGAAAAGATTTTTTGTTTTGCTCCTGATGGTCAGTGCGCCTCTCGGTGCGGATGAAAGTCTTCATCGGGCTGCGATTGATGCTATGGTTGTGGCGACGCGCTATTTTCGCACCGATGTTGCGACCAATGGCGGTTATTTGTGGCGGTATAAGACCGATTTTTCCATGCGCGAGGGCGAGGGCGCGGCGTCGCCTTCGACGATCTGGGTGCAGCCGCCGGGTACGCCTGCTGTGGGTATGGCGTTTTTGGAGGCGTATGAGGCTACGGGCGATACGCTGTTTCTCAATGGTGCTGTTGAGGCGGCGCGCGCGCTTGTTTGGGGGCAACTCGCTTCTGGGGGTTGGGATTATCGCATTGATTTTGATGCGGAGGGAAGTAAGCGCTGGCATTTTCGGCGAGATGTCGAGCGGGGCGATGGCGATACGGGGAACCGCCGCAATCGCACGACGCTTGACGACAATAATACGCAGAGTGCCCTGCAGTTGCTGATGCGGGTTGACAAGGTGCAAGATTTTGAGGATGAAGAGGTTCACGCGGCGGTGCTATTTGGGCTCGATGCGCTTCTCAAGGCGCAGTATCCAAATGGGGCGTGGCCACAGCGGTTTGAGGTTTTTCCCGATCCAGAAAAGTTTCCGGTGAAGAAGGCGCGTTATCCCAATACGTGGTCGCGGACCTATCCCAATACGCGTTATTTGGATTATTATACGTTTAATGATAATGCGATTGCCGATGTGATCGAGACGATGGTTGAGGCGTACGATGTTTACGGGGATGTCCGCTATCTCGATGCGGCTAAGCGCGGTGGCGATTTTATTATTTTGGCGCAGATGCCCGAGCCACAACCCGCGTGGGCGCAGCAGTACAATTTGGATATGGAGCCGACCTGGGCACGCCGGTTTGAGCCGCCTTCTGTTACGGGTGGCGAGAGTTTTGGGGTTTTGCAAGTGCTTTTGGATTTGTATTTGGCGACTGGGGAGGAACGTTTTCTGGATCCGATTCCCGGCGCGCTGGATTGGGCAAAGCGCTCGCTTCTGCCCGATGGTCGCCTGGCGCGGTTTTACGAGCTTCAGACCAATCGGCCGCTGTTTTTTACCCGCGATTATGTGCTTACGTATGACGATTCAGATTTGCCCACGCATTATGCGTTTAAGGTGAGTGGGAATCGGATTGAGCGGGTTGAGGTTCTGTACAATCGCATCAGGGCAGAGGGGCGGGAGAAGATTTTGTCTGAGCGCGGGCGCGTTACAAGCCCCGGTGTTGATCGGGTGAGAGAAGTTATTGATGCGCTCGATGGCCGGGGGCGATGGGTCGAGCAGGGGTCGTTGAGAAATCCAGAGAATAGACGCGAGCGCATTGAGGCGGAGATTCTTTCGTGCCGCACATTTATTCGGAATCTGAGCTTGCTGGCGCGTTATGTGAGAAGTGAACGAAAATAA